In Archocentrus centrarchus isolate MPI-CPG fArcCen1 chromosome 16, fArcCen1, whole genome shotgun sequence, a single window of DNA contains:
- the fabp4b gene encoding fatty acid binding protein 4b — MAEQFAGKWTLVNSEKFDDYMKAVGVNFATRQIGNLAKPNVEFSMGDDGFITLKSVTTFKTTEFKFKLNEESDEETPDGRTTKTTVTLEDGRLVQKQAWDGKTTRIEREIEDGKLIAKCYMDDVVAVRTYEKAA, encoded by the exons ATGGCTGAGCAATTTGCTGGAAAGTGGACTCTTGTTAACAGCGAGAAGTTTGATGACTACATGAAGGCAGTCG GCGTGAATTTCGCCACTCGGCAAATAGGAAACCTTGCAAAGCCCAATGTGGAGTTCAGCATGGGTGACGATGGCTTTATTACACTAAAGTCTGTGACTACGTTCAAGACCACAGAGTTCAAGTTCAAGCTGAATGAGGAAAGCGATGAGGAGACCCCCGATGGCAGAACCACCAAG ACCACTGTCACACTCGAGGATGGCAGACTTGTGCAGAAACAGGCTTGGGATGGAAAGACCACAAGAATAGAGCGAGAAATTGAAGATGGAAAACTAATAGCT AAATGTTACATGGATGATGTTGTTGCAGTGAGGACCTACGAGAAGGCAGCTTGA